Proteins co-encoded in one Salvelinus sp. IW2-2015 linkage group LG17, ASM291031v2, whole genome shotgun sequence genomic window:
- the LOC111976452 gene encoding voltage-gated potassium channel regulatory subunit KCNG1-like, protein MTLLAGDGSDYDYSALSCASDASLLLLPQPPPLSEQEALKGAYYKRAQLLPXDSDHLLTNATSLFTTHKLHVIINVGGLRYQLPWTTLEDFPLSRLGQLRLCSSFDEIMCVCDDYDIARNEFFFDRSPCAFRTILTFLRAGKLRSLREMCALSFREELHYWGVPEENLEWCCRRRLIQRVDECDELERAAQEDEEEELMMDTDSGHRRGSTALATETRMGHCMNKLRDMVERPHSGLPGKIFACLSVLFVTITAVNLSISTMPAMREEEEQGKCSQMCYNIFIVETVCVGWFSLEFTLRFIQDRDKLAFLRRPLNLIDVVAILPYYITLVVDSYQGEKKVGSGSSYLDKVGLVLRILRALRILYVMRLARHSLGLQTLGLTARRCTREFGLLLLFLCVAIALFSPLLYLIENEMAATHEFSSIPATYWWAVITMTTVGYGDMVPRSIPGQVVALSSILSGILLMAFPVTSIFHTFSRSYVELKQEQQRLLQRRTHFLLRRRMGGLGSNMSLESDYPSCGSSETRGRDD, encoded by the exons ATGACGCTGCTGGCAGGTGATGGCTCGGACTACGACTACAGCGCTCTGAGCTGTGCCTCTgatgcctccctcctcctcctccctcaaccCCCGCCCCTGTCAGAGCAGGAGGCCCTCAAGGGGGCCTACTACAAACGGGCCCAATTACTTCCCYAGGACTCAGACCACCTCCTCACCAATGCTACCTCGCTCTTCACTACCCATAAACTCCACGTCATCATCAACGTGGGTGGGCTGCGTTATCAACTACCCTGGACCACCTTGGAGGACTTCCCCCTGTCCCGACTGGGCCAGCTGCGCCTCTGCAGCAGCTTCGACGAGATCATGTGCGTCTGCGATGATTACGACATCGCTCGAAATGAGTTCTTCTTCGACCGCTCGCCCTGTGCCTTCCGCACCATCCTGACCTTCCTGCGGGCTGGGAAGCTGCGGTCCCTCAGGGAGATGTGTGCCCTCTCCTTCAGGGAGGAGCTGCACTACTGGGGGGTCCCTGAAGAGAACCTGGAGTGGTGCTGCCGTCGCCGCCTCATCCAGAGGGTGGATGAGTGTGACGAGTTGGAGCGGGCTGcccaggaggacgaggaggaggagctgaTGATGGACACGGACAGCGGGCACCGTAGGGGTTCCACCGCCCTGGCTACGGAGACCCGGATGGGACATTGTATGAACAAGCTGAGGGACATGGTGGAGAGGCCCCACTCGGGCTTGCCAGGAAAGATCTTTGCCTGTCTGTCGGTCTTGTTTGTCACCATCACGGCTGTCAACCTGTCCATCAGTACCATGCCggccatgagagaggaggaggagcaa GGCAAGTGCTCCCAGATGTGCTACAACATCTTCATTGTGGAGACGGTGTGTGTGGGCTGGTTCTCCCTAGAGTTCACCCTGCGCTTCATCCAGGACCGAGACAAACTAGCCTTCCTGAGACGCCCTCTGAACCTCATAGACGTGGTGGCAATCCTGCCCTACTACATCACCCTGGTAGTGGACAGCTACCAGGGGGAGAAGAAGGTGGGCTCGGGAAGTAGTTACCTGGACAAGGTGGGTCTTGTGCTCCGGATCCTCCGCGCACTGAGGATCCTATATGTGATGCGGCTGGCCCGCCACTCCTTGGGCctgcagactctggggctgacGGCGCGGCGCTGCACACGGGAGTTTGggttgctcctcctcttcctctgtgtggCCATTGCTCTCTTCTCCCCGCTGCTCTACCTCATCGAGAACGAGATGGCCGCCACCCACGAGTTCAGCAGTATCCCCGCCACCTACTGGTGGGCTGTCATTACCATGACAACAGTGGGCTACGGGGACATGGTTCCGAGGAGCATTCCGGGTCAGGTGGTGGCGCTAAGCAGTATCCTGAGCGGGATTCTTCTCATGGCATTCCCAGTCACCTCCATCTTCCATACGTTCTCCCGGTCCTACGTGGAACTGAAGCAGGAGCAGCAGAGGCTACTGCAAAGACGGACACACTTCCTGTTACGCAGGAGGATGGGTGGGCTGGGAAGTAACATGTCGCTGGAGAGTGACTACCCCAGCTGTGGCTCCTCTGAGACCAGGGGCCGGGATgactga